ACCTGTTTCTTTTGCATACCTAAAAACACCTGATACAAACAAACCCATTACACGACCTACAATGGGAAATGCAAAAACAACTTTAAAACTAGGCTCTAAAAAAATATACAGTCCTAAAAAATACAGCACTAAGGCAATGACACCAAAAGTGCCTACTAAACTATCGGACATTATTTCAAAAACCCTTTCTTTTTTTCTGCAACTAAAAATGCCATCACATACATCTGCCAACCCATCTATATGTAAGCCACCAACAATGATCAAATAAGCAACGATGATTAAAAAGTTTAAATATTCCCTGGGTAAAAATGGATTGAATAAGGTGATTAAAGACAATAATCCACCAATTATAACACCTATAATTGGAAAATACACAACACCTTTAATAAATGTCTTTTCATCAAATTCAAATGTAATGGGTATTGGTATTCGTGTTAAAAACGTTAACATTAATAAAAAAGATTTCATACTACACCTCTTATCATTTAATCTTGACAGGAATGCCTGATACAACTAAATAAACTTCATCAGATAATTCAGCAAGATATTGATTAACCCTACCTGCTATATCACGAAAGATATTACCTAGTCTATAAGCTGGTACAAGGCCATAACCCACTTCATTGGTTACCACAATTAAATTTTTTTCTTGTTCTTTCATCAACCCGATCAAACCATTGATGACTTTTATGATATCAGCTTCTACTTTTTCAATGGCTTCTAATGAACACGTATCATAATCAAGATCTTGATCAAACATTATGTTGGTAATCATTATTGTAATGCAATCCAGTAGAAAGGTGTCACTATTGATAAAATGTGGGTCTTTAAGGAGATGGTCAAACCCTTGATACATTTCAAATGTATGCCATCCTTTTGGGCGTGACGCTTTGTGTTTTTCAATTCTATCTGACATATCTTTGTCGATTGCTTTTGCTGTTGCTATGTAGCTTATTGACTGACCGATTCCATTGGTCTTTTTCTCTGCAAAGGTACTTTTACCACTTCTAGCACCACCTGTAACCATAATTACCTTACCCATACATATTCTCCCATCTATTTTTCATAAGTTTTTACTAATTTTATGCCTTGTAAAAAACCACCACGTTCTTCTTTTTTCTGTTCTCGTATGCTTTCTAACGTTTCAATGTCTATTTTTCGATGTGCTAATATGCCATCAATCACTTCCATTATATCTGCTAATTCTTCTATGGCTCCTGATTCAATATATTCTTCAACTTCTTCTCTTAACTTATCCTTTAAGAACCCTTCAAGTGCTTCTTGTTCTATTTGTTCTACGATACATTCTTTACCGCTTTTATGAATAATATCAGGTATCTTGTCTCTTACCAATTTATTGTATATTTTTTCACCCATAATTTAATCCCCCTTTGCGAGACAATTGTCTATCTCTTGTATTAACATATCATTATCTGCTCTTGATTTAACGGCTATACGTATGTATGTTTCATCTAGTCCTATAAAATCCGTACATTTTCTAAGATAAATAGGGGGTTGTCTCATTTTTAAAGCTTCCATTAATTGCTGCGCCTTATGATAATGTATTAATAAAAAGTTCGTTGAACTCCAAAAAGCTTTTATGCCTTTCATCTTGTTAAGTGCTGCGTATAAAAAATCTTTTTCCCTATTCAGCCAATCTTGTATGCTTTGATGATTTGTTTCATTAAGTAGTGGCTTAATTGCACTTAACGCCAATGCATTCATTGTCCAAGGTTCTTTATACCTGTACATCTTGTCAATAAATTCTGAACTTCCAAAAGCAACACCTAATCTCAAACCGGGCACACCATAATACTTTGTTAAGGATTGTATACAAACCACATTTTCCAACAACAATTCTCTAGAACTCTTTCCTGTAGATAATTCTATAAAGGATTCGTCTAACATTAGAAAACCCTTCCACTGAGAGATTGCCTCACTGATTTTTCTTATGGCTTCATTATTCAATAATTGACCTGTTGGGTTATTAGGGTTACATAAAACAATACACTCTGGCGTTATTTTTTTAATCTCTTTTATAAAAGCCCCTACATTGATTTGAAATTGCTCATTTTTTTCCAAGACATAGTGATACACCTTTGAACCCACTGTGTAAAATGCTCTTTCATACTCATTAAAAGTAGGCGAAATAACAATTACTTTGTTAGGTTTTAAAGCTCTCGCGTATAAGTAAATGAGTTCTATTGCACCATTGCCTAGTATAATATGACTTTTTGGCATGTTGTAATACTCAGATAGTGTTTGAATGGCAGAGGTTCCTATGATTTCTGGATATTGATGAATATCTGTTAACTTTTCTATTAGGGCTTGATGAACTTGTGGTGACATAGCCATCGGATTGATATTGACACTAAAGTCCAAGCCTTTTTTCTTAAAACCGCCTCCATGTTGGTTCATTTTCTTTTCATTTGTAATCAGATTGTATGTTGATGGGACAATATAACTCATAGCAAACTCCTCATATGATTAAAAATAGGGTTAATAACATAACACTAATTCCTTCTGAAAGATACATCACTTTAATGGTATGATGAATCATCGAAGCATTTGGATTCGTCTTTTGATCACCTATTGTAGGCTTTTCTACGACTTTATCAAAATAAGTATGGGTTCCTCCCAGTTGTATGTTTAATGCGCCTGCTATGACAGATTCTGGATAAGCACAATTAGGGCTTTTATGATTTCTTCTATCTCTTATTAAGATTCTAATGCTATTTTTCCAATCCAACTTCAAACAATATGTGGCTATTACCATAACCAAACTGCCTATCCTAGCAGGTATATAATTAAGAATGTCGTCTAACTTTGCTGATGCATAGCCTATTTCACGATAAGGTTCAACATTATATCCCACCATAGAATCTAAGGTGTTAACTGTTTTATAGAGATATAAACATTGAACAGGCATTCCGATTAAAAATCCTATGCCAATATAAAACAATGGGGCAATGACACCGTCTATGGTGTTTTCTGCTGTTGTTTCTATGGCACCTTTAATGATTTCTTCTTCCGTTAATTGTGAGGTGTCCCTTCCTACAAGGTAAGACAAGCTTTTTCTACCGGTTTGGATATCTTGAGTCAACCCTTTTATAACTTTTTTGACTTCAACTGATAAACATTTTGCAGCTAGTCCAGTATACATCAAATAGATGGTTATGATTTGAACAAGGACTGGCGATACCCATTGGGCTAAAAACAATAGACATTGAATGATTGCCACAACACTTAATATGGTACCTATTGCTAATAAAAATCCACCTGCAAATAAATTTTTAATGTGTTTTCTTATGTTATTTTCCTGATACTGAATCAGTTTACCAATGTATATAATAGGATGTTTCCAATTGGGTGGATCACCTAATATCCAATCTAATAAAACACTGCTTAAAAGTAATAATGCATTCATAACAAACCTTTCTTATGGATTCACTTATTTGTATTGTCTCTTATTTTGCTATATCTTTGTATAAGAACCATTAATCATCTTAACCTCTATAACGGTTTATCATTATACAGCATAGATCCTTTTTCATCTCATCAACCTAGTATTGCCTTAATTGCCTCTATATCTATGGACGCTCTTACAACCCTTGCCAAATCATCGTAGGCTTTATCTTTTGCTTTTTCATAGGACAAAGCTTTTGAGTGTTCCAACCCTTTTTGTTTTCTAATGGGTTCTAGTAAAGCTGCTCTAAAATTATGAGAATCAAAAATACCATGCAAGTAGGTGCCAAATACAGTCTTTTCTTTGTTAACTGCCCCATCTAATATATTATTATCTAATGTTATTAACGGCTTAACATCTTCTGTTAACTTTGTTTTTCCCATATGTATTTCATAACCCCAAATGTTTACACCTTTTGTTTGTGCACCATTTGCAAAGTTAACCCGAAAGGTTCCTTTTTGCCTTACCGTGTGTTTTTCAGCTTCTAAAATGGTCTCAACGTTTAATAACCCCAACCCTTGAATGGCTTTATGTGTCGTTTCTACACTCAATGGGTCTTTAATGGTATGACCTAATATTTGGAAACCACCGCAAATGCCTATAATGGGTATATTACGTTTATAACATTCATAGATTTTTTCATCTAAACCACTATTTTTTAAATACAATCGATCTTGTATTGTGCTTTTACTTCCAGGAATAATTAATAAATCTATACCGTCTAGGGTATCTTTATGACTGATGTACACAATGGCAACATCTTTTTCTAATTCTAAGGCCGTAAAATCTGTAAAGTTAGACATATAAGGCAAGTGAATAACGCCAACCTTAATATCCCCTTCCTTTTTATCCTTAAGTCTAGTGGTCACACTGTCTTCATCATCAATTTGAAAGTCTGAATACGGAATAACCCCTAGACATGGAAGTGGGAGTTTTTCGTAAAGCATCTCAATACCTGGTTGAAGTAATGACACGTCGCCTCTAAATTTATTAATAATGTACCCTTTTATTCTTTTTTGTTCAGAGGGTTCTAATAACATATATGTACCATAAATTGAGGCAAATACCCCACCTTTATCAATATCCCCTATTAATATTACAGGTGTATCGATTGCTTCTGCTAAACCCATATTGACGATATCATTTTTTCTAAGGTTAATCTCTGCTGGGCTACCTGCTCCTTCTATCACTATAATTTCATATGCCTTTTCTAGTTGATTAAAGGCATAAATCACTTCTTTCATGAGCTTACTTTTATTGTTATAATATTCACTGGCTTTTAATTGATTATAAACTTTACCATTTAAAATGACTTGGCTACCCATATCACTTGTTGGTTTTAATAAAACAGGGTTCATTTCTACCATAGGCTCAATACGAGCCGCTTCTGCTTGTACGACTTGGGCTCTGCCCATTTCTTTACCATCTTGAGTTACAAAGGAATTTAAAGACATATTTT
The genomic region above belongs to Natranaerovirga hydrolytica and contains:
- the cobS gene encoding adenosylcobinamide-GDP ribazoletransferase, which gives rise to MKSFLLMLTFLTRIPIPITFEFDEKTFIKGVVYFPIIGVIIGGLLSLITLFNPFLPREYLNFLIIVAYLIIVGGLHIDGLADVCDGIFSCRKKERVFEIMSDSLVGTFGVIALVLYFLGLYIFLEPSFKVVFAFPIVGRVMGLFVSGVFRYAKETGMGKAMVDSATYVTAIGAVVFGSIITFLLGEIIFIAFILTLIMSYIIAQRINRFLGGITGDVIGCVIEVSQVIFLIFIAIGGVLWTYIS
- the cobU gene encoding bifunctional adenosylcobinamide kinase/adenosylcobinamide-phosphate guanylyltransferase codes for the protein MGKVIMVTGGARSGKSTFAEKKTNGIGQSISYIATAKAIDKDMSDRIEKHKASRPKGWHTFEMYQGFDHLLKDPHFINSDTFLLDCITIMITNIMFDQDLDYDTCSLEAIEKVEADIIKVINGLIGLMKEQEKNLIVVTNEVGYGLVPAYRLGNIFRDIAGRVNQYLAELSDEVYLVVSGIPVKIK
- a CDS encoding nucleoside triphosphate pyrophosphohydrolase, with protein sequence MGEKIYNKLVRDKIPDIIHKSGKECIVEQIEQEALEGFLKDKLREEVEEYIESGAIEELADIMEVIDGILAHRKIDIETLESIREQKKEERGGFLQGIKLVKTYEK
- a CDS encoding pyridoxal phosphate-dependent aminotransferase, whose protein sequence is MSYIVPSTYNLITNEKKMNQHGGGFKKKGLDFSVNINPMAMSPQVHQALIEKLTDIHQYPEIIGTSAIQTLSEYYNMPKSHIILGNGAIELIYLYARALKPNKVIVISPTFNEYERAFYTVGSKVYHYVLEKNEQFQINVGAFIKEIKKITPECIVLCNPNNPTGQLLNNEAIRKISEAISQWKGFLMLDESFIELSTGKSSRELLLENVVCIQSLTKYYGVPGLRLGVAFGSSEFIDKMYRYKEPWTMNALALSAIKPLLNETNHQSIQDWLNREKDFLYAALNKMKGIKAFWSSTNFLLIHYHKAQQLMEALKMRQPPIYLRKCTDFIGLDETYIRIAVKSRADNDMLIQEIDNCLAKGD
- the cbiB gene encoding adenosylcobinamide-phosphate synthase CbiB, yielding MNALLLLSSVLLDWILGDPPNWKHPIIYIGKLIQYQENNIRKHIKNLFAGGFLLAIGTILSVVAIIQCLLFLAQWVSPVLVQIITIYLMYTGLAAKCLSVEVKKVIKGLTQDIQTGRKSLSYLVGRDTSQLTEEEIIKGAIETTAENTIDGVIAPLFYIGIGFLIGMPVQCLYLYKTVNTLDSMVGYNVEPYREIGYASAKLDDILNYIPARIGSLVMVIATYCLKLDWKNSIRILIRDRRNHKSPNCAYPESVIAGALNIQLGGTHTYFDKVVEKPTIGDQKTNPNASMIHHTIKVMYLSEGISVMLLTLFLII
- a CDS encoding cobyric acid synthase, which translates into the protein MSKKIMFQGTGSTVGKSLITAALCRILNDDGYKVAPFKSQNMSLNSFVTQDGKEMGRAQVVQAEAARIEPMVEMNPVLLKPTSDMGSQVILNGKVYNQLKASEYYNNKSKLMKEVIYAFNQLEKAYEIIVIEGAGSPAEINLRKNDIVNMGLAEAIDTPVILIGDIDKGGVFASIYGTYMLLEPSEQKRIKGYIINKFRGDVSLLQPGIEMLYEKLPLPCLGVIPYSDFQIDDEDSVTTRLKDKKEGDIKVGVIHLPYMSNFTDFTALELEKDVAIVYISHKDTLDGIDLLIIPGSKSTIQDRLYLKNSGLDEKIYECYKRNIPIIGICGGFQILGHTIKDPLSVETTHKAIQGLGLLNVETILEAEKHTVRQKGTFRVNFANGAQTKGVNIWGYEIHMGKTKLTEDVKPLITLDNNILDGAVNKEKTVFGTYLHGIFDSHNFRAALLEPIRKQKGLEHSKALSYEKAKDKAYDDLARVVRASIDIEAIKAILG